The sequence TTCGCGGAGAAGAATCGTTGAGTCGgtcgaggaggaggaggcatccTAACTAATTGAGTTCTCTgtggtttattattttttatgtgtGAAAAGGATCTCACTTTGAGTAATAGCTCCAGCAAAAGGTACGACTTCTCTTTTGAATTTGATACTTGATCTGCTTCCATTATGGGGACTCCAAATCAACTTATATTAGGCTAACAATCTCTCTTGCCTGTTCAGTTGCTATTAGTCTTGATTTTGGAGAGTTTCTCGCCGTCAAACAGGTTAATTTGAAAACTCTGTCTCTGATTTTGAATATTGTAATTTTACTCtgcaatttgttttaaaattcccCTTTCTCCCTGAAGTTTGATTCTTATGATGAGTTTTTCGGTGATCTGTGGGCTCTCCAAGCTCATTCCTTCTACATCCCATCACCTTAATTTGTTTAATTACTCATgtattctataatttttttgggtGTTTACTCTAACgttattattgttgtttttattgACTGGATTTTAGTTGCTAATAAACATACATGTTTCTTTGTTGATATTGTCCTCCGACTTCTCTTTCATCATATTATCTTAGTTATTTCTCTACAATGATTTGATTTATTCATGACTTTCCTACTTTTGTTCATCATATTCAGAAGCTGGAAAAGAAAGTTAAGCTTCTCAAGAATCACTCACATCCAAATATAGTTGTAAGCAATAAAAGCTTTTGTATTTCTTTCAATATTTGATAGACCCACCacgtttttgtttcttttattcttttgtGGGCACTAAAGGTATTTACGCACAGTGAGAGAATGAAACTTTGAACATTTTCCATATCATACTATATTCCAGAGCGTCGAAAACCATGGCGAATCCTCAAGTTCTTTTGTATGAGTTGAACGTTTATTGGTGCAAGAAAAATTGCAGTGGCCAAACGTCGGTGTCAGTGTTTTGGATAGATTCGCCAACCTCCTTTATATATGGTTCCTTTAGTTGATTGCAAGCTACTTGTATGATTAATGATTGTTAGTTAACTTTTTAGACACAGAAACCTCCTCTATAATGTATGTGTTTTTAACAACTTAGCCACTACCGACCACCACTTCCAGACTTTGGAGGTCATGTAAgtactattaattattttgcaGGGAAGGGATAACCAGCCTGGTGATGACATGCTTGGAGCTGGAGCGGTTAAAACCAATCCTACTGATAGGTTTAACAGTGCATCGCCTGAGAAAATACCTGATGGTGATAATGCTGGAATGCTTTAAGAAAGTGCTGTCGACCCTGCTCTTCCAACTGTTCTGTCTCGATAAATCAACAGATAAGAAATTAAGAATGAACCACTAATGGAGGAGAAGGTTGAAGGGAAGAAGCCACACGTGACTTAACTTCACAGGCTTAGGAGAGCCAAAGGTCAGAATGGACAACCTCTACTCTTTCGcatttctgtttttaaatgtTTCCACTTTGACTTTGTCTACTGTTTCCTGAAATTAAACCAGCTGCTGGTTGTGTTTTAACTTTTAGTTGTAGTTGTTACAAGGGAAAGGTATTCgttatatgtttataaataaaagttcCTTTAAATCCTCTACACATTCTGCCTTTATGTAGTTGAATAATAAACTTTAGCAATATCTAGCACAGACTGGGAACTACCAGCAAAAACATTGATTAATTAGTTGCATTGTTTGTTATGCGTCTATGATATTTTTAGTAGTAAGAGTGCAACTAATATTGCAGCAATGCTGTATCAGTAGCGTATATGCTGCCCCACAGTATGGGTGTTTGCCAAAATGTGCCTCCCCACGTCAAATAGAAACCCAAAAACGCATCATAAATATTGATACAACAGTCTTTAATCCATTATATGGCCAGTACGGAGATTCAAGTTACATAGTAGGCTACCACTATTTCCACATGATACTATCATTTCATCTGCTGAGTTTTCTTATAGTACCAAAGCTGAGAAATGTGGCACGCCCAACAATTAGAGAAATATTACAAGcacttaaattaaaaaaaaaagcaatcccAAAAGGCTTCcaacaaatatatgaaatccTTAACTCccggttaaaaaaaaaaaaatttccttaaCTCCCATTTTATTAACGAGTTTATGTGTTTTTTTCATAACATACTTTCGTATCCTTCACTGCAATAGCACCATCTCTCTCACAAGATGACTAGAAACCCTTCCTCGAAGAACCGATCACTCACTCAAAGCTCCAAAAACAATCAGCGTGAAAGGATCGCCGCGAGCTATGAGAAACTATCACGTCCAACGCTACATCTAACGCTACACCTGAAGGACTGCACGAAAACAACATTAATCCCATCGTGCTTTAATCACAGGCTTACCTCCAGCCTTGAAGACTATTCCATCGGCTCATGCTAACAACAACACATACCACAATGCATTGTTGAAAGGCACAATATAGGAGGGCGAGAAAGGTAAGAAAATTAATATCATATGTATGAGAACGAGTTCACATATTTGGCGTGTATGAAGCTCTATGGGCTCAGCTTCAAGCATGTAAGAAACGAAGCTCCATTATAGGTGGCAATTTATTCTGCACCACATGTTTTCTTAACTAAAAGTCAACTACTCTTAGTAACTTACAAGAGTGTAACGTTCTACACAGAGCAAGCAACAATACACTCATTACAAATATTCACTTAGACAAACAATTGAACGAACATAACTTACAGATGAAACTACCCCTCCCCTCCAAACCCAACATCAGTCTATCAAGACACACTCCCTCCATAAGATTAACGTAATAACATGTTGCCAATATAGttcataaacaaaatataacaaCAAATAGAGCCAAACATGAGTCACCAAATAGGTTTAAGCTGCTATCCCAAATCATCAGAAATCTAAAAACACAACAGTTATGCTGTAAAACAAATGCACATAAGAAATTAAGCAAATTAAGCAAACCAATATGTAAAACTAGATGTAACCAAAGATATAAAACCCCGCGCGGAATAAAACATCATTTGTTGTTACATAATaaatactatttattatttatggcatttttgaaactatttatatattattttaagatttaactttttataattttatcacattacatttgattttcaattgatttagcTTGGGGTgtatgtattaatttattatcgtgaaaaattagttatttgtaataatattaaaatctgataatcttagaaataaaatattagtttactTTACCTTAGACTTTCTTCaactatataaaattgaaatagaaatatataaaaaaaaattaaatcattatttttttcttaattttttaatttaataattttgtgttttctaaacaaaaaaaacgttaATGGTCTTTTCAACTCAAaccaacaaaatttaataaagttTACAATATACTTTTAGAATTAAAATagattacatttatttttttcagtacaaagtaaaatttataaaattaaatattttaatataaaatatttttagtgtaattttacccgcccgtagggcgggccaacccCTAGTTAGTGTAAAaggacatagttatcatttttttgctctaaaaaacaatttttccaattttattttaaattatggtaaaaagaaaaatttgtcGACGAATTatggtaaaattttaattggtgACAATTTTAACTTTTATGTCAACATCATTCATATCATCCCTGTGGCATGTATTTTGTGTTGGACATGTAAATGATTAAATTTCTCCTTGGAAATACACATGTCTTCCAAATATTTATACAGAAGtcgattaaaaaatataacgggGTTGTTTAATGTACGTAAAATGATAAACGATTATCCCATTTGATGAAAAAGCAATCATATATTAcaccaaaaaatgaaaaaaaaacaatagtatATCACTAACGAATCGTTAAgcaaaaaagatagagaaaatagaaaagagaagtcaagaaagaagaagaaaagagagaagtGGCATTTGATGCCGTGTAGAAATAGAAATAAGGATATGGGTTAGGATCCTGCTGCCCCTTTGGCTGTCCCTTTGGCGACGGAGGTGATGGTGGCGAGCCTTTTACATCGGAAGAAAGCGGTGAAGGTGGCGGTGTGGactgaaaatagtaaaatcttggtGGTGGCGGCTGGATGACTGTGATTAACGGTGGAGGTGAAACCGCTGGTGGAGAGTGTTTGCGAGGCGGTGGCGGTGATGATGACGGCAATGAGGGAGATGGAGGTGGTGGCGGTAGCGGAGAGGATGATGGCAATGAGGGAGATGGAGGCGGTGACGTGGAGGGAGACGGTTTGGAGGGAGGAGGAGAGCAAATGGTGGGACACGTAGAGCATTCACTGATGCAAAGAGGAGTGAGGACATCCGTTTGATCGGACGGTGATGATGCCACTAGTATGCCCATCACCATGACCATGATGATGAGTCCCATTTTGACGATCTAGAAGCTGGTGTTTGCGGTTGAATGTGTTCATTGTTTAGTTAGTTGGTCGAACATTTATAAATCACCATGTCAATATACTAGTAAAGTGTGTAAAAGGAACTGTAGATATTGTTTTAGTTTGGATATTCGTTTCCCAATGtatactcaaaaaaaaaaacaatctaatGAGAAGTAATCCTTTGTTTTGGTTCTGTCATTGTTCCTTTATACTTTGCTTTCAAAGTTGGCTTTGTATCAATTTTATTCTTAAGATATTGACAGCATTCAAACTTTGCTTTGAATTCGATGTTTCTCTATCTCGGAGATTGTCATGTTACCAAAATGTTGGTGGTCTAGTGGAAGTATAAACGAGTTGGTTCTTCTATTTCCGAGTTTTGGACCTAATGATGATTATGTTTTGTTTGTATGATTTTAGTTGTATTGTAGTAACGAGAGAGTTAAGTTTAATCCGAACGTTTATAATTAATAAAGCTTTTCACAGAAGAAAGAAATCGATTTTGTTCAGGGTTTTGTATGTATCACAATTCACCTGACTCTTTATCCATACCGAAGTTTCTTAACCGAACAAGCTCTGGAACTATATCCTTCCCAAGATTTGGTCTATCTTTCTTCCTCAGTTCTGCACATTTTAGACACAGCTTAGcaaaagccatagcttcttccaCAGGCCAATCAGTCACCACCGGGTCAAGCATATCCTTAAAAGTTCCTTTACTAATCGCCCTCGACACATGATGAGCCAAACCCATTGGACTCTTCGCAGTAATGATCTGAAGCAGCATTATCCCCAACGAATACACGTCTGACTTCGTCGTTAACTTACCTGTCTGCTGGTACTCTGGGTCGATATAACAGAACGTTCCAGCAGCAGATGTCATGTGGTACTGCGTGACGGTATCAGCCACCGACGCAGGGACTAATCGAGCCAATCCAACGTCACTGATCTTGCTCACGTAGTTTCTATCCAAGAGTATGTTGGCAGGTTTTAAATCACGGTGAACAAGCGGCTCTGGCTTTGTTTGGTGAAGGAAGGAGAGTGCTGTAGCGATCTCCGCTGCTATTTGGAACCTCTTCCTCCAAGAAAGAGGCGGCGAGTTTCCTCTACGGAAGAGTCTATCCTCTAAGCTCCCATTCTCCATGAACTCATACACCAAGCATCCGTATTCCGGACACGCGCCGAGGAGAAGAACCATGTGAGGGTGTCTGATGCAACTTAGAACCTCGACTTCTTGGTTAAACTGTTTCTTTCCTTGAGCAGCATCAGCTCTCAAGACTTTAATAGCAACGGGAGTGTGATCAAGTGTACCTTCAAAGACCGGTCCATATCCACCTTCTCCTATTTGTCTGTTGCTCGCGAATCGGTTAGTAGCCTCTTCAATCTCTTCTATAGAGTATCTTCTGTACCTGACATCGTTCTGCACCAAAGCGCTAATAGCGCGGTCTTTCTCTTGTGACTCCCTTCTTGCTTTCATCTCGGCTTGTTTccttctttgtccttccaaaTCTGCCATCCTCTGAGATTTCTCagctgcttccattgcagctcTGCACTTGGCCTTCTCCGTCTCCGCAACAGCCAGGGCTGCCTCTTCAGCACTCCTAGCTTCCTCAAATCTTAGAGTTTCTTCCAGTTTCCACTTGTTAAGCTCATTTGCCTAGATAAACATGAGAACCAGAAagtattatttttcattttgtttaaataCCAGGAAGTTCGGGGCCGAAGCCCGTAATCCCCAGGCCCCCAAACCCATTTAGATGGAGCAAGAAAACATCCTCATATCAGCTAGCTCTGCTATACCTTCTGTTTTGCATCTAGTGCTTCTTTGCAGGCTGAACTGTACATGTCCATCGTTTGCTTGAGTTCAATCTTTAACCTTCTCATCTCAGCTTCAACATCTTTCTGCAAATAAGCATCCaaccatttaatttttttttcctaaaatagatATTATCATAAGAATTTATTGTATCTACTCTAACATACATTTGATTGTGAAACTGATTCATCAGAAGAACTAGAAGAACCAATGGTATCAAAGTTATGAGCAGAATGATCAATGGAACCCATCATCCTAGTCCCAAAATCCGGTTCATCAAAGTTCCTTTGACCCATTGGCTGGTTAAAATCATAATTAAAGTCCAATGGACCATTGGCAGCACTTTTGTGCCTTTCTCTCACAGCATTGAAGCCATTCTCATGAGGACGATACCTCTCTGGTGTTATGTTTCTTCCATTACGCTGGCCCCTACAACAGTCTCAAGAACAACTTATTAAAGCCTTGTTGATTAAAAAAACAGCATATAAAAGAGAATAAATCATAACAATACCTAGGTAAGTGATGATCGTGGTCAGGGTCAGGTAGGTTTTGGAGATGAAACGTAGGTGCACGAGGTGGGACAAGGGTATTGGTGATAGGTCTTTGAGCTGCACGTGAGGACTGGACTTTGCCTTTAGAGATGACATAGACGGAACAAAACTCAGGGGTTGATTTTAGAACGGAAGCTGCAACGTCATGGGATTTAGTGAACTTGAGAGATCTTGCGAATGGGTTCTTTGAAGATGTTGTTCCCAACACGATGTTGTTCACTAGGTTATTGTTAGCGTAATCCAATATTGCGTTCGGAACGTCGATATCATCAAGAATGACCTCCATCATTGAAATCTAAAACACATGCAAACACAaagataattaattaactaGTGTTTTGTAATGCATACGTTGAAATGTCTGATTGAAATAGATACATACCCCTTTTCGTGCACAATAACCCCTGTATGGAATAAAAAGCTTGTTTAATTCATCGTTAACGTTTCCTCCATCTGTAACAATTGAGCTATCCATTTCAGAAGATACACTtgtgtaataatttttaaaaaaaacttagataCGTACGGTTTGAATTTTTAAGACGAACGTGTACTAGAATCATGTTGCGATTGTCGATCAGATTAAAGAGATGTTCGACGGCCCAACGAACAGCATAGTGACTGTTCTTGTCTTTGTCAATGGCAACCACCGTCGAGTTCACTGGTGCATGCCGATCTTCCGAAGGGAAACGAACCATGATTATATATGAATTTGATCAACAGAGAAACTCTGAAAACCCCAAcaattaataaatatgtaaataataataatatttcaggTGTCACCCGACATAGTTAGTATCTGGAAACAAGAAGAGAGGAGAGGAAAGCATAAAAACAATAAGAGAAAGATGGTCAAAttttctctcctctcttcttcCTGTTACAATCTGGGTGGTGGTGATGCTCGAAGACTATTAACTAACTTTTTCCCTTAGAACAGTCAGAGAAAATACCGGGAGTCAATGATTTATTATCAAccgttgttttaaaaaattactctTTTTAAGGTGGTTCTCTGTTTCTTCCTCACTTTTTGtggggtttttaaaaaaaaattatataatgtaaatccttttttgttctttaaaaaaattgttttgtattttatgCAAATTTTTCATTTTGGATAGTGTGTGATCAATTATACAATAATTTCCTTTTGGAAATTAGtagttttcttaatttttgttttaatctaaaatattatgaaataaatgaattagTTATCATACTTTCAAACTATCCAAACCAATCCTGAACCAGCtattatcaaaaacaaaaaacaatttctaTTACCAATAGTAGTAAATAAAATTCTTACGAATAATTTGggttgatataaaaataaatttatattaatttggttaaaaatacaataaaccAACTTAGAAACTATAAAAAGAATCCCTACAATCCAagcatttattatattaatatggTTAAAATgatgggcaattgtcaataatagcaccttttgaagtttatgtctcaaaaatagcactagaaggagaaagtcacaaaaatgacattcattaaagggtaaaatatccctaatacccttggtttaaaattaaataaacaaacaaaaataaataaaaataaataaaattaaaattaaaaaaatgaaaaaaagattttttttttttttatagtttcagattatatgttttcagattcgaaatttttacaattttttttcgaaattttttttttattattttttttcaaattttatttttataatttaaaaatactttttaaaactgtttttaaaatttttattttttattttaatattttttttttttataaaattttaaaccctaattccaaaacccaccccttaactctaaaccctaaggtttggattaattaacccaagggatataaatgtatatttacctctttaatgaaacctatttttgtgactttgagccttgagtgctactttgggaacaaaaacttggtttggtgctatcctagtctttttctctaaaatgaatctatactattaaaaccaaacaaaacgtAGAATTAGGACCAACTGACTAAAACCTTATCCCACTCGTCGGTTTACATCTAAACAGTGGGTCGGAAAAAAGAGTGGCTGTCACTGGTGAGCCACTAGCCAGTAGCCACTACACAAACAAGTGACGTGCTCTGAAGACCAGCAACAATTTAAAATGCGTGCCGTTTCACTGAAGTAGCCAAAAAACAACCTTGTTGGCTCATCTTACATTCCACACTATCAGAATGAAATCTCATTCAGCTATACGATCTTGCTTAGAGTATTACGTATATTAAAATGTTAAGTTTCTTCTACTGCCTCATATACATCTGTGATCTAAACAATACAATATGCATAAACCAAAGAATCAAACTGAGATTATAACATTTCCATAATCATTTTCATAAGAAAGAAGTACCCGCGAGTCCATGATGCAACAGATTATGCGAGATATCATCTCTCGCCTTCATCGCACTAACCGACCTCAATCCATTCTCAGGCAAAACCTCATCATCAACCACATCAACTATCAGCTCCGCCTCCATCTTCTCCTCTCTAATCTCACATATATTATGAAGCACACAGCACGCTCCCAACACCGTAGGCAAATCCTGAAGCTTCACCTCAGTCCTCTTCTGCAGACACGCCCACCTTCCCTTCAACCTCCCAAACGCTTCTTTACCCACTCTCTGCACCTCGCCCATCTTCTCGTTAAACGCGTGCTGCGTCCACGTCAACCCCTGCTGCGCGTACGGAACCAAAACCCAGTCCAACAACGGATGTCCCGGCCCACCAGCGACCCACGAGCCTTTTAAAAGGCCTCCGCTGTTAGCTCTTTGATACAACAGCGACTTCTCCAGCACCTGGTATTAGATCATATATATCGGTTAAGTATTTAACCGGTTGGTTTAGCTTCCTTTTACTGAAccaatgtaatatatatacaataccGATGTAACAAACTTTAGCTAATTAAAGGTAAAGCTTTAATTGAAAACATTCAATACCTGATCATCAGACATCGACCCGGGCCACCCGATGCACAAGTCAGTAAAAACACCTTTATGATTCACAACGGCTTGGATCGTGATCGAGTAAGAAGTCTTCTGGTTCCTCTCGGTATGTCTTTTATTAAAATAAGCAGCGACACTGATCTTAGGAGCTATGATCGGGACATGAGTCGTGTACATCGAGCCGACAATATTCGGAATACCCGAAACCGCTTCGAACGTTTCTCCAACGCTTCTCAAACCTTCCTCGTGGTCTGGCCACTTGAGGTACTTCGGCATCAGAACGTCTTTGATCGCTTTGCACACCTCGAGGACGAGCTTGTGGCAAGTCGAGATCCCTAAACCGAACTTCTTGGAGACGAGACGCAGCGGCTCTCCCGTCGCTAACCGCCAGACGCAGACCGCGACTCGCTGACGCACGGGAATCGCGTTTCGCAAAGCGGTGTCTTCCTTCGCGACGGCCGAGTTCAGCTCGTCGCAGATTAAGTTAAACGTGGTTTTGGACATCCGAAACGCGTTTTTGAAGTCGTCCTCCGGGTAGTCGAAACGGCTGCGCTCTTCCCACCACGCTCTGCTCCGGTCTTTGACCCATAACCGTCTCTGCTGAACCGGTTCGGATCCGGTTACATCACGTGAGGCACGTGAGGCGGCACGTGACTTCTTACGATTGGTGGTATCTCCGTTTTCCTCATCGGGCATGGTTCTGGCTCTTTTCTGGTCCATCGAGAGCAAGGAAGTGAAGAGGCCCTTGAGGATGTTCTTGGTGTCGTGGGACGACGTCGTTTGAGTGTGGATATCTACCTCGCCGTCGAAGGCATTacagacttcttcttcttcttcctcctcgtcGATTGCTTTCTGGAAAACGGCGGCTTTCATTGGAAGTCGTGTTTGTTGTGAGTTTTGCTTCGGACAAAAGGTGTTTTACTTTGGATTGGAGGagaagttttctttttcttctggtTCATAAATAGAAATATCTCGACAGGTGTGAACACGCAAGTTGACTTTATACTATGAtacctctttttctttctttttccattagtattattttatttcttaattgtTTATTACTCATTTTTATTCTTGTTACATTCTTTAGTTGTTTTAAGCTGTTTAGTGATTCAAATATTGAAGCAAACTATGTGAGTActgttaaatttaaataaaaataaaaattggaagG is a genomic window of Brassica napus cultivar Da-Ae chromosome A2, Da-Ae, whole genome shotgun sequence containing:
- the LOC106416290 gene encoding proline-rich receptor-like protein kinase PERK9, which translates into the protein MGLIIMVMVMGILVASSPSDQTDVLTPLCISECSTCPTICSPPPSKPSPSTSPPPSPSLPSSSPLPPPPPSPSLPSSSPPPPRKHSPPAVSPPPLITVIQPPPPRFYYFQSTPPPSPLSSDVKGSPPSPPSPKGQPKGQQDPNPYPYFYFYTASNATSLFSSSFLTSLFYFLYLFCLTIR
- the LOC106416301 gene encoding U-box domain-containing protein 51-like isoform X1, with protein sequence MVRFPSEDRHAPVNSTVVAIDKDKNSHYAVRWAVEHLFNLIDNRNMILVHVRLKNSNHGGNVNDELNKLFIPYRGYCARKGISMMEVILDDIDVPNAILDYANNNLVNNIVLGTTSSKNPFARSLKFTKSHDVAASVLKSTPEFCSVYVISKGKVQSSRAAQRPITNTLVPPRAPTFHLQNLPDPDHDHHLPRGQRNGRNITPERYRPHENGFNAVRERHKSAANGPLDFNYDFNQPMGQRNFDEPDFGTRMMGSIDHSAHNFDTIGSSSSSDESVSQSNKDVEAEMRRLKIELKQTMDMYSSACKEALDAKQKANELNKWKLEETLRFEEARSAEEAALAVAETEKAKCRAAMEAAEKSQRMADLEGQRRKQAEMKARRESQEKDRAISALVQNDVRYRRYSIEEIEEATNRFASNRQIGEGGYGPVFEGTLDHTPVAIKVLRADAAQGKKQFNQEVEVLSCIRHPHMVLLLGACPEYGCLVYEFMENGSLEDRLFRRGNSPPLSWRKRFQIAAEIATALSFLHQTKPEPLVHRDLKPANILLDRNYVSKISDVGLARLVPASVADTVTQYHMTSAAGTFCYIDPEYQQTGKLTTKSDVYSLGIMLLQIITAKSPMGLAHHVSRAISKGTFKDMLDPVVTDWPVEEAMAFAKLCLKCAELRKKDRPNLGKDIVPELVRLRNFGMDKESGEL
- the LOC106416301 gene encoding U-box domain-containing protein 34-like isoform X2; amino-acid sequence: MMEVILDDIDVPNAILDYANNNLVNNIVLGTTSSKNPFARSLKFTKSHDVAASVLKSTPEFCSVYVISKGKVQSSRAAQRPITNTLVPPRAPTFHLQNLPDPDHDHHLPRGQRNGRNITPERYRPHENGFNAVRERHKSAANGPLDFNYDFNQPMGQRNFDEPDFGTRMMGSIDHSAHNFDTIGSSSSSDESVSQSNKDVEAEMRRLKIELKQTMDMYSSACKEALDAKQKANELNKWKLEETLRFEEARSAEEAALAVAETEKAKCRAAMEAAEKSQRMADLEGQRRKQAEMKARRESQEKDRAISALVQNDVRYRRYSIEEIEEATNRFASNRQIGEGGYGPVFEGTLDHTPVAIKVLRADAAQGKKQFNQEVEVLSCIRHPHMVLLLGACPEYGCLVYEFMENGSLEDRLFRRGNSPPLSWRKRFQIAAEIATALSFLHQTKPEPLVHRDLKPANILLDRNYVSKISDVGLARLVPASVADTVTQYHMTSAAGTFCYIDPEYQQTGKLTTKSDVYSLGIMLLQIITAKSPMGLAHHVSRAISKGTFKDMLDPVVTDWPVEEAMAFAKLCLKCAELRKKDRPNLGKDIVPELVRLRNFGMDKESGEL
- the LOC106383757 gene encoding protein ALP1-like; amino-acid sequence: MKAAVFQKAIDEEEEEEEVCNAFDGEVDIHTQTTSSHDTKNILKGLFTSLLSMDQKRARTMPDEENGDTTNRKKSRAASRASRDVTGSEPVQQRRLWVKDRSRAWWEERSRFDYPEDDFKNAFRMSKTTFNLICDELNSAVAKEDTALRNAIPVRQRVAVCVWRLATGEPLRLVSKKFGLGISTCHKLVLEVCKAIKDVLMPKYLKWPDHEEGLRSVGETFEAVSGIPNIVGSMYTTHVPIIAPKISVAAYFNKRHTERNQKTSYSITIQAVVNHKGVFTDLCIGWPGSMSDDQVLEKSLLYQRANSGGLLKGSWVAGGPGHPLLDWVLVPYAQQGLTWTQHAFNEKMGEVQRVGKEAFGRLKGRWACLQKRTEVKLQDLPTVLGACCVLHNICEIREEKMEAELIVDVVDDEVLPENGLRSVSAMKARDDISHNLLHHGLAGTSFL